The DNA window GGAGCGACCTGCTGGTCCTCCTATGGGtggcatgggcggcatggGCGGAATGGGTGGCATGATGTAAGCTGCCGCtagaagacgaagagaaaaaaaacaggagTAGGAAGTGTtgtattaaaaaaactattacaTGATTGGGCATGGTTTCGGTGTTCTACTAGAAGGATGGTTCAAAAGGCCTACTAACCCATCTCCCCTCTCGCTCTCTCGATCTTTTTCTCCCCATCTACCCTGTCCATCTATCTGTCTGCCTTTCTCTGCTCTAGAGCAGGGAGACGCGGCTGTTGCCGTTTATGTATTGTATTGTAGCGCTTCTGGCCATGTACCACtatcaacaaaaaaaagggataaTAACGAATGAAATGTTTTTGACGATATACATTGCATGTTTAGGCAACCAGAAAATGGCGTGACGGTTAGATATCCATTTAGATTTGTATTAATGTGGCTAATTTGCGAATATTCCATGGCGTATAAATGTATAGCTGCGTAACCAGGAAATCTGGTTGCCTTGAGGCAGCCATTGATAGATGGACAGCTTAGTGGAGTGGATGGGAGCTGTCAAAGCTGGTGCCTTGTATCAACGGCGGCGACGTCAAGCTACTAATAAGGCGGCTatcctccagcttctgttgCACAGGTAGCTACGAGTATTGGCCAACCTCGATATAGCTTCCGGTACAACAGCAGCTGTAATACGCGTCTTCTGCATCCTCGCCACCTTTTCCCAGCCAACCAAATACGCACCGCTTaggcaccagcaccagcaccagcacccaGGCAAAGGTCCGTCGCACATCACTTCATCCGCCCGTGGCCATACGTAATTCCCCATAATATCTTCTCCAGTCTGCTGGGTCTCGCGCTGCTCTCTTGCAATCTCCCTGCCGAGTCACGTGCAGCAGCTCCCTCCCGCCTCgaacgagaaaaaaacactCCCCCCACTTCTAGCTTTTTGGCCCAACTGTGGACTAAAACAGAGGGAGAGCTTTCTTCGTTCCCTTTATAGCACCCCGCCTCTGATTTGATTTCACTCCAGCTGCCACTTGCACTCCAACCTGCGTAAGTTCCCAGAAACCATCCCGCTGTCACACACCCAtttggcatcatcatcgagaCCCCCCGTTTTTCGACGCCttttcttcgttttcttttcccccgtCTTGTTCCTCCTTGCTTTactcttctgcttctgttAGTTGAAAGCTCCCCCCGTCTCCCCAATTCCCTTTCAATCTTATTTTCCCGTTTTCCcgcccctttttttttaccgtCTCTTAGTTGCTCTTAGACGCTCTTTTGGGGGGGACAAGTTCTAAAGAGGCGCTCGGACGAATCTCCCGCATTAAACCCCCTCATCGCTAACAGGAGAACCTTCATCAGCTCATCacccctccttttttcctctaCACCGCAGCTCAGCAACCAAGTCGCAAAAATGGTAAGTTTCCTGCTGATGGCTTTGAGAAGCTCAAAGCTTCTTTTTACGTTTGTGTAAAATGCTGACCGCGTTGTCCTCTTGTAGTCTCAATCAGGGTACGTTTCTCGCCCCTCTCCTTTTCGCCGTTACTTGTCCACGCCTTATCAGCTCTCCGCTTTCGTTTGGCTGCCCGCCATGCCACGTTGACTCAATAATACGAATGACTGCGGGAAATCTAAAGCAGCACGAGAGCTTTGGCATAGAAAGAGGACCCAGAAATCCAGAGAAATGGGGAGAGAGGATacagaaggagaaaagaaacgcTTAGTAGGAATTGGTAGAGCTAACATCGTGTAGAGCCAAGGTTTCCCCCGAGGTCTCGGAGGCATTCCAGAACCTGAAGCGCAGCAACGACAAGAACAGAGTGCTGCGATacatcatcttcaagctGTCCGACGACTACTCCCAGATCGAGGTCGAGcacgccgaggccgacagCGACTGGGAGAACTTCCGTGAGAAGCTCCTCAACGCCACCTCCAAGAGCAAGACTGTTAGTCTCACCGCCGAAATAGCCTCCAAAACAATGGATTTGCACGCCTGAACAAGAGCTAACCTGGTGCAAAATTAGGGTGCTGTTGGCAAGGGACCCCGCTACGCTGTCTACGACTTTGGCTTCAAGTTTGACGGCCGAGACATGTACGTCAGCCCAATGCCCACCCCCACTAAAACCGCCGCGGCTATTGACAGTGCATGCAATACAGCAACAAGATCATTCTCATTGCCTGGTCTCCCGATGATGCCGGTGTCCACGTATGTTTACCCCCTTCATCTATTCCTGACAGTGCGCCTTTTCTTACTGACTTGAACAAACAGCCCAAGATGATCTACGCCGCCTCCAAGGAGGCTCTCAAGCGATCCCTCGAGGGCTTCGCCTATGAGCTCCAGGCCAACGACTCTGACGACCTTGAGCACAGCTCCATCCTCAACGCCGTCCTTGCCAAGATGAACGCATAAGCGAACCACGCCCGCGACAATGTAATCCAAGTGTTAAGGAGGAAAGAGGGATAGCTACGAAAGTGGGAAGTAAAAGAAGGGAGGCACCGCCGTGTACTTCGTTTAGAATGGGAGTGATGCAAAGGGGGGAACTGTGTTTATTCGATGGATAGGCATAGGTAATTTTTCAGATGTGCTAGCGCTACAGATGATGATTCATACCGTActcaagggaaaaaaaatcggACTCGTCTTTCGAACTCAAGGTGTGGGAATGTGTATGCACCGGTGAAATCAGTTTTGCTACATGGAcgaaaatgaaagaaaagtatGCTCTattaagaaaagaagatgctaaAAGGAGACCCAATATTTTCTCATACCACGCCCCGTTGTAGATTTTAAGAACTTGATTTGCTTGCCTGCCAGCTCGATCTAAACAAGTTCACTAGCTCTTCGCCCTTGCCCTGAGCCTTGAGCCGCTGCTGCAAGAAGCCCTTGAGATCCGCCCAGAACGCCTCCGCCTCAAGCTCCGCCTCCACCGTCGCCTCATCCGCCTGGGCCGTCGAAACAGGCACGTCGtcagccatctcctcctcgggCGGCGGAATCGCCGCCGCGCCGCCAATCACCATGACGGAAAACTCAATCGTCCTGTCGGCTTCGCTCGCGcgcagctccttgagcaCCTTGCTGTCCACGACGG is part of the Trichoderma atroviride chromosome 1, complete sequence genome and encodes:
- a CDS encoding uncharacterized protein (EggNog:ENOG41), coding for MPTPMSKPFARSAPGQEPSITISLKSLRNPPLDITLPALPLSTSVLDVKAAVQEQTRIPIDKMKLLLNKRPVVDSKVLKELRASEADRTIEFSVMVIGGAAAIPPPEEEMADDVPVSTAQADEATVEAELEAEAFWADLKGFLQQRLKAQGKGEELVNLFRSSWQASKSSS